The Candidatus Thiothrix anitrata genome includes the window CAACAAGCCAAGGTATTGCACTACAAACGCTATGCTCAACAACATCACGCTGTCATTGCTCCAGCCAAGCACCAGCAGCGTAACCGGAATCACAAACACTGCAATCGGGAATGCCAGTTTAATCGCTTTAATGACCTGCGGGCTTTGGTGATGGAAAAACTCACGTGTATTGAATGACCCACCCATAGCCCCTTGGCTGATTTGGGTAATTTTCGGATGGCGGATGCCAATCGCACTGCACGCAGTGGTTTTACGCTTGATGCGGGCATTACGACGCAAGGAATACATGCGAGTTGTAAAACCGACCAAGGTAATGATGATCGCCCACATGACGAAGAACATAACCAAATTGCTTTGTTGGGAAGCTGCCAATGCCGCAGCCAAGGTGAACCCTGATGCGCTGCCCAGCAGCAGATAATTCACCACGGTTAACGGGCTTGCCCATTCTTGGATGAATTTCACCGCCGCGTAAATCATGCCGGTACATAGATAGAGTAAGAACGCTAGGACAGTGGCGATAAAACCAACTAATAGTGATAGGTGAATATTTACTGTCCCTGCTGACACTAGCACCGGATCAATACCGAAGTAGTACAACGCGCCCCACAAGAAAGCAGCACCACTGAACGCCGGTAGCACAATCACTTCGCGAGCCAGCCAAGACGTGCGCCACATGGTAGCAGCACGCCATGCCCGCTCAGGTCGTCCCAAGTGAAAGAATGACGCAAACAGTCCCAGTCCCATGAGCAGCATCACCAGTAGTGTGCCGTTCACGTATAAATCAACCGGTGGCAATTGCCCACCCAAAATTCCGAACGTACCGTAAACTTGCCCAGTGTACAGTGCCAGAAACAAACCCTGACCTGCGCCAATCAGCGTGGTCAGAAAAATAACCGAAAATGCCGGATTCATAAGCAATAATCTCCTTAGAACAAGAAGTCATCCAGCGATGGCAGGTCGGAATTGACCGCAGGACGCTGTTCTTCTTTCTTCAATGGGTTGTCAACACGGTGCAGTGCTTCCTCATCCACATTCGCATGGTTTTTGCGACGTGGCAGGTAATGGTTTGCTGGGCGCGTACCCCATTCCGGCTGCAACTGATAGCCGCCGCGTTCTGCAATGGCTACGGATACATTGGAATCCGGGTCATGCACATCACCAAACAAGCGTGCACTGGTGGGGCAAGCCAGCACACACGCGGGTTTGCGGCGTTCTTCCGGCAAGCTGTAGTCGTAAATACGGTCAACGCACAAGGTGCATTTCTTCATTACCTTTTGCTTGGCATCCAGTTCCCGCGCACCATAAGGACAGGCCCACGAGCAATATTTGCAGCCAATACATTTGTCGTAATCGACCAGTACAATGCCGTCTTCCTTGCGCTTGTAGCTTGCCCCCGTCGGGCAAACCGGCACGCACGGCGGGTCTTCGCAATGCAGACAGCTTTTCGGGAAATGCACTGTCTCGGTTTTTGGGTACTCGCCTACTTCAAAGGTTTGCACACGGTTGAAGAAGGTTCCCGTCGGGTCTTTGCCATACGGGTTCATGTCCACCATGCCACCGCCGCCTTCGCTGGAAGTGTTCCATTCTTTACATGAGGTGACGCAGGCACTACAGCCGACGCACACATTCAGGTCAATGACTAACGCTAATTGGGTCATGTTTATTTCCCCTTAAACCGATTTTTGAACAGGCCAGAACCACCAATGAAGGTTTGCCATTTACCGACAGGTTTGGCCATGCCAGGGTAGCGCGGCATGGTTTCAAATTGTGGGAAGGTGGAGCCTTGTTCAGCATCACTGGCTTTGTATACTTTCACGCGTACATCGAACCATGCCGCTTGGCCGGTAATCGGGTCGGAGTTGGAATAGTGCTGGCCTTCGGGTTGGTTTGGCAGCTCTTCACCGATAATGTGGTTGAGCAAGAAACCGCGCTGGCATTCGTTGGCATCTTTTTCCAATGCCCACGCGCCAGAGGCTTTACCAATCGCATTCCAAGTCCACACTGTGTTCGGTTCGACCGATTGGGAGAAGCGGGCTTGGCAGCGTATCCGACCGTGCACAGACTCAACCCATATCCAGTCGTTATCTTCAAAGCCATTCTTTTCGCCCACGCTGGGGTGCATGTGCAAGTAGTTATGCGCATGAATTTGGCGCAACCACGCATTCTGTGAATCCCACGAGTGATACATTGCCATCGGACGCTGGGTCAACGCACTCAGTGGGAATTCCTGTTTATTGATCATCTCGTTTTCGAGCGGCTCGTGGTAGAACGGCAGCGCATCGAAGAAACGTTCCACCCGTTTACGCAAACGATCCGGCGGCTGCTTGCCGTGCGAAATGCCTTGCGCAGCGCGACGGAATTTATGCAGCACCTCGGAATACAGGTGAATATTGATTGGTTCGGCGTGACGGGTCATACCGTTGGCTTGCGCCCACTGCAAATAACCCGCGTTCCAGTTACGCATGTACTGGTACGACTTCGGCATCACATGGTGGTGCATACAGTTGTTCTTGGCGTACTGTTCCCACTGGTTGGGGTTAGGTTCGCCACGCATGGTTTTCTGCCCGTTTTGCCCGCGCCAGCCACTTAAGAAACCAATGCCCGAACCGGGGGCGGTTTCAAAATTGACAATGAAATCAGGGTAATCACGGTATTTGCGCTTGCCTTCCTTGTCGGTAAACGCAGGGAAACCAAGGCGTGAACCCAATTCAATCAGCACTTCTTGGAACGGTTTGCAGTCGCCTGTCACTGGCAAAATCGGAATTCGTACCGAATCCACCGGGCCGTCGAATTCGGAAATCGGGCGATCCAACATCGACATTACGTCATAGCGTTCCAGATAGGTGGTATCCGGCAGAATCAGGTCGGCAAATGCAGTCATTTCCGAGTGGAACGCATCGCACACCACCAAAAACGGGATTTTGTACTCGCCGTTTTCGTTTTTGTCCTTGAGCATGTCACGCACATCGGAGGTATTCATTGACGAGTTCCATGCCATATTCGCCATGAAAATCAGTAAAGTGTCGAGAGTGTACGGGTCGCCGCGCCAAGCGTTGGTAATTACGTTGTGCATCAAACCGTGGACGGACAGCGGGTATTCCCACGAGAAACCTTTATCAATCCGTACCGGTTCACCCTTGTCATCCACGAATAAATCATCCGGGTCAGCAGGCCAGCCGAGCGGTACGCCTTCCAACGGGGTATTGGGTTTGACATCTTCCGGTTTATTTGGGGTTTTCGGGCACGGTGGAATTGGGCGCGGGTACGGTGCTTTGTGGCGGAAACCACCGGGGCGGTCAATCGTCCCTAACAACGACATTAGCACACTTAAAGCGCGGATAGTTTGGAAACCGTTGGAATGCGCCGCCAAGCCGCGCATCGCATGGAATGCCACAGGGTTACCCACTACATGGTCGTGTTCATTGCCCCACACGTCAGTCCAAGCAATCGGTAATTCGATTTTCTGGTCACGCGCTGTAATCCCCATTTCGTGCGCCAACCGTTTAATGGTTGCCGCCGGGATACCGGTAACGCCTTCCGCCCATTCTGCGGTATAACTTTCCACGCGTTCACGCAACAACTGGAACGACGGTTTCACAGGTGTGCCGTCTTTGAGCTTGAATTCGCCAGTCAGGAACGGGTCAGCACCGGGGGTATGGGTGGAAATCGGCTTGTTGAGGTCACGATCCCACCACAGTTTATTTTGCGGGTCGAAACAGCCTTCTTCAGGCGGCACTTCAAAACGCAGGAACATGCCGTATTCGCTGTTGTTCGGGTCAAGGTTTACCAGTTCCGGGCCGTTGGTGTAATTCACCACGAAATCGCGGTCGTACAAGCCTTGCTCAATGATTTCGCGGGTAATTGCCAGCAGCAACGCGCCATCTGTACCGGGGCGGATCGGAATCCATTCATCTGCTACCGCCGCGTAACCAGTGCGCACCGGATTGATCGCAATCATGCGCCCGCCGTTGCGTTTGAATTCGCCTAGCTCAATTTTCAGCGGGTTGGAATGGTGGTCTTCCGCAGTGCCAATCATTACGAACAATTTTGCGTGATGCAGATCCGGGCCACCGAATTCCCAGAAGGAACCACCGATGGTGTAAATCATCCCCGCTGCCATGTTCACGGAACAGAAACCGCCGTGTGCTGCGTAGTTGGGTGTGCCGAATTGCTTGGCGAATAAACCGGTGAGGGCTTGCATTTGGTCACGTCCGGTGAATAGTCCGAATCTTTTCGGATCAGTTTCACGGATGTGCTTGAGGCGAGTCGCCAGTGTGTCGAATGCTTCATCCCAAGTAATCGGCTCAAACTGGCCTTCGCCACGGGTGGCATTGGCCTTGCGTTTGAGTGGCTGGGTCAGGCGTGCGGGGGAATACTGCTTCATGATGCCGGAGGAACCCTTGGCACAAATCACACCCTTGTTGAGCGGATGGTCAGGATTGCCCTCAATGTATTTCACCTCGCCATTTTTGATGTGAACATTGATACCGCAGCGGCAGGCACACATGTAGCATGTGGTGCTTTTGATTTCGGTTGCTTGGTTTGTTTGGGTAGTCATATCAGTAGGTAACTAAATAATAAATTACTGAAATACAGTGTTACCCGATAGTGCTTGATGTAAGTCAAGTAATCAATAACCCATTTTATCTATATTAATAGAATTTATTTATTGATGGATTAGCCATGCCGTTGCCTGAGTCACGCTTTTCTACACCCTGGCCCGGTGATAATACTGCGTCCTCCGGTCTGTAATCTGATCTGTATCTGGGTATTAATTCGCTCTTTCATGGCTTGGACATGCGAAATCACCCCGATCAGCTTGCCGTCTTGTTGTAAACCGGCTAGGGTTTCTAGTGCTGTATCCAGCGCATCTTCATCCAGCGTGCCAAAACCTTCGTCCAGAAACAGTGAGTCTACCCTGACGTTTTGGCTTGCCATATGCGACAAGCCTAGTGCTAGTGCCAAGCTGACGATGAAGCTTTCGCCACCGGAGAGGTTGCGGGTGGAGCGGACTTCACCTGCCTGATAGGTATCAATCACATTCAGTTCCAGCGGCTGCTGACGGTTGCGTGTCAGCAAGTAACGATCACTCATTTTCTGTAGCTGTTGGTTGGCATGGGTGATCATCACGTCAAACGTCAGACCTTGGGCAAAATTGCGGTACTTTTTTCCGTCTGCGGAGCCAATCAGCTCATGCAGATTATCCCAGCGGTTGCATTCGCGTTGTTGCACCGCAATAGTTCTGAGTTGTGCGTCCTGCTCGTGTTTCAGGCGTTCATTTTCCGCCAGCTTGTGCTGAATGCCACCAATATTCTGCTGGATGCCGCTCAGCTCGGCCTTGAATACATCACGCGCCTGCATTAGCTGCTCAGGGGATTGCCCGGTTAGCTGTTTGCCCCGTTCGTTTGCCAATTGCACCGTTTTGTCCTTGGCCTTGGTTTCCAGTTCTGCCCATTCAGTGGCAAGTTTCTGTGCTTGTTGAGCCAGTTGCTGGCGTTCGGTTTCGGGGAGGCAGGCGGCAAGATAGTCCACCTCATCGCTAAAGCCGATTTTAAGCAGCAGTGTCAGAAAGGCGTCTTCCTGTGTTTGTAATAGCTTGCTCCTGCCATCCATGGTGGTCTCAAGGGCGTGTTTTTCCGTCTGTAGCCTATGCAGTTCACGATTGGCAGCATTGGATGTCTGACGCTGCACTTCAAGTTGTGACTCCGCCTCTTCAACAGCTTTGAGCAAGCGGGATTCTTCCTCATCCGCTTGCTTGTTCCCGAACAAGGATAGCCGCTCTTCAAGACCCTCTGCCTGAACTTGCTTTAACGTTTGGAGTGCATCCTGCTGTCGGGTCACTTCCGTTTGTTGCTGGCGGTGCTGTTCACCCAGATGTTGTAGCTGTTGTTGCAGTGTTGTCAGTGATTTTTCAAGCTGGTTATGGTACTCGTTCCGCTCAATCCATTGCTGGCGACGGTAAGAGAGTTTGTGCTCAACTTGCTCAAGCTCATCGACAGAGAACGCTGGTATGCCATAGGGAATGATGGTGCTGGATACTACTGCCAGCTCTGCTTTGAGATGAGTATCAAGCTCCACCGCCTCTTGCTGGATGCGCTGGCATGTTTCAGCCGCTGAATCACTGGCATGAACCGCCTGCTGCATCTCCCGATCCAATTGGTGTAACGTCTCCTGCTGGTGCTGAAGGGATACCTTCAGTGCGCCGATAGCCTTTTCGTGTTGTTCGGCTGTTTGCACAAGCATGGTCGTTTCCGCCAGACGGGTAGCATTTTCCTGTTGCAGGGTTTGCAGCAGTGGTTTCCAGTCATCTTCAGTAGTCTCTATCGCCAGTGCTGAAAATTCTTGCTGGATGAGAGGAATTTCCGTTGCCATTTTTTGGGTGCATTCGCGTTGTTGAGCTGCATTGTTTTCTAGGTCTTTCTGGACAGTTACTTGTTGTGCATTCAGGTCGATAAGCTGTTTGGCGAATGCTTTGAGATCGGTTTTGGCTGATTTAAGCGCGTTGGCAGTTTCATCCAGCGGGGGAATATTGCCGGTGGCATAAGGATGATCGGGGGAGCCACACAGCGGGCAAGCTTCCCCATCCTTCAACTGGTGGCGGTGTTCTGTGAGGGACTGGATGGTTTTTAATAGTGTTTGACGTTCCTCCAGCCGTTGTACTTTGTCTTCCAGTGCAGTGTGTTTGGCTTGTTGTAGTTCACTCTGGTGATTCAGGGCAGTGCATTTAAGTTGATGCTGTTCCCGTTCGGTGTGGAGTGTGGCCTGTTTGTGTCTTGTTTCCCCAACAGACTGGATGGAACGGGACAGTCTTTCCAGTAGCCCTTTTTTGTCTTTTAGATCCGCCAAGGTTTGCCGCCATACACCCGTATCCTTGTCTTGCAGCAATTGTCTGAATTCCTCCTCTTGTTGGGCAAGGGTATGGCGGGTGTTTCCAATCTGTTGGGCGTGTGTTTCCAATGCAGCCGTTTTTGCCGTGCGTGCCGCCAGTGTTTGCTGTTGGAGGATGGTAGCGGATGCTTGTTCGGCAAGCTTGCCAGACAATTGTTGATTCAGACCGCGCAGCAAGATGAATTGTTGCTGGATACCAGCAAAATGTTCCACAAGGTTTTGATCAGTACGATGCTCAGCCAGAAATTGACGGGTTTCAGCCGCAGCCTTTTCTTTATCCGCCAACTCACCTTGTGCCGTTAGCTGCTGGGTTTTGAGCGTATCCAACTTGTCCTGTTGCGCCTTGAGTAGCTGTTCTGCCTGCTGAATTGTACTTGCCCGGTCTTTGATTCTGGCATCAAGCGCCCTGACCTGAGTGAAAATAGGCCGTAAGGTATTTTGTTGCTGTTTGGTTGTTTGCAAGTTACCAGTAGCCGCAGCCAGCACCTGTTCTGCCAGTCGGTAAGCACTTTCCTGCTGGGGAATGGACTCCAGCAAGTGGGTGTATTTTTGCTGGTCGGCGGTTTGTTGTTCGCGCATGGTGGATAGGCGAGTGTAATTCCCTGCCAGTTCCAATGCCTTGTGGGCATTGTCCAGTCGTAATTGTTCTGGCTGGAAAGCTTCATGACGGTCTCGCAGCGTTTCCCGGCGCGTACCCAGCAGAGCGAATTCCTGCTCAAGCACGGCTATGTTTTCCAGCCATGCGATGAACTGTTCATGCTGGTTAATTTGTTGTTCCAGTTGTTGGGTGACAAGGTGTTTTTGTTGTAGTTCTAGCCGGTACTGCTGTTCTTCCACCGCATTCAGTGCACGTAAACCCTTTAGCCCCGCTTGCAGGGTTTCCAGCTTTTTACGTTCGGTACTACGGCGTTCATGCACTTTGATGGAAATCTGGCTGTAAATGCCAGTTCCGGTAATTTGTTCCAGAATCGGCGCACGTTTATCTGGGTCTGCATTCAGAAATACGGCAAAACTTCCCTGTGCCAACAGGATGGAGCGGGTAAAACGCTCGAAATCCAACCCGGTAATGCGCTCAATTTGGTCAGCAACTTCACGCAATGCCGTGGCTATGGGCTTGTTAGCTTGTGCATCGACAATTTCGTGTTTGGGGTTTTGTAGCTCGCCTCCTGCCTTCTTTCTGGCACGATGCTGGCTCCAGTGACTACGGAACAGGCCAGTCTGGGTTTCAAAGGTGACTTCGGCATGACATTCGCCCGTATGCCGGGACATGATCTCGTTGCCGCCTTTGGTAATTTTCCCTAGTCGCGGGGTACACCCATAAAGTGCCAGGCAAATAGCGTCAAGAATGGTGCTTTTGCCAGCCCCTGTCGGGCCAGTAATAGCAAAAATCCCGTCGGATGTGAAAGCAGGTTGGGTAAGGTCGATGATCCATTCACCTGCCAGTGAATTCAGGTTTTTGAAGCGTATTTGCAGAATCCGCATGGTTTATCCCTGTCCTTTGCCTGATGGTTCTACTGGCACGTCTTCATGAAGTGAGTGCAGCACTTCTTGGTAGGTGTGTAACAGATCCGGCCATTGTGCTTCTGGTACAGCATGGACACTCAAGCAACGTTTAAACACATCCGTTACATCCAGATCATCCAGTGATTCACCCTCATTAGTTGGTTGCAACCCACAATCCGTGACCCGATTGTTCTTGATGCGCAGAATTTCCATGCTGGTTCCCGCCAGTAGGGATTCCAAGTGTTCACGCAGGTTACTGATCACTTCTTCTCCGGTATAGATGATTTCCAACCATGCTTGACTATGTGCTGCAACCAGTTCCGCAAGTCGGGTTTCGATGGCTATCAGGTTGCCGCGAATCTGTTCTAATGCTTGGAAAATGGGAACATCCAATGGCAAAACGCTTGCCGCTCTACCCCTGAATTCCACCAGACAGACAGTTTTGCGCTGGCGGGATTCGCCAAAACCCATCGGTAAGGGCGAACCGCTGTAACGCCTAGTTTCTGAACCACCCACCTTTTGCGGAACGTGCAGATGCCCAAGCGCAAGGTAGTCAATGCAGGCGGGAAAAACACTTGCACCAACATGGGCAAGCGAGCCAATGTAGAGTTCGCGCACCCCATCGCCGTCAATGGTTTGACCGCCTGCCGTAAACAGGTGTCCGGTAGCAACAATAGGTAGATCAGGATGGTTGGCATTGCGCTGCTGTTCTGCCAATTCACCCACTAGCGCATAATGGGAGCGGATACCATCCAGCAGTTTAGACTCCTTGTCTGCGATACTTTCCCCAGCTTCTGCTAGCCGGATGTCACGATCCCGTAAATAAGGCACGGCGCAAACTACCAGTTCTGGTGTGCCAGTTTGACTACTCAGCAGCAAAACTTCTTCTTCGGGCGAGCCGCTGGTTGCTCCGATGACGTGAATATTCAAGGTACGCAACAAATCTTTGGGAGCATTGAGGAAGGAAGGGGAATCGTGGTTCCCAGCAGTGATCACGACGTGGCGACAAGATGACTTGCCCACATTGCGCAGGAAACGGTAGTACAGTTCTTGGGCGCGGTTGCTGGGTGTGCCGGTATCGAACACATCCCCTGCTACCAGCAACACATCAACTTGATGCTGGTTGATGGTGTCTGTTAGCCAGTGTAGGAAAGCCGCGAATTCCTCATAACGTTTTTTGCCATAGAGAGTACGACCCAAGTGCCAATCAGAAGTGTGAAGAATTTTCAAGCTGACTTCCTGTACAGTGTCGTTTTCAAGAAATCCTCGGTATGTATAAAGTCAGGTTCGGAGTGGTTGATCTGACGCATTAGCGGTATGACCTTGGTTCGGACACCCATTCCTCGTGAATCGACATAGGCATAATCGCGTAAAATTTCCATAATCAACGGATTGCGGGGAGAACGTTGCCCTGCAATCATTTTTGTGACAGTCATAGAGTTTTGCATTTTACCGGGGCTGATTACCTCCAGACGATCTGCATAGCAGGTAACTTCTATATCGACAGCCCTTGTCCAATCACGATGAGCAAGCGCATTGATAACGGTTTCCCTCACTGCCTCCCAAGGATACAACCAAATTTTTTCCCTGCGCATGTGCTGGTCAATGTGAGCTGATTCCTCGGTAACGAATGGCTCAATGGCTGCGGCAAATTTCTCAATCAAGCCGTCATCGATCAATTGCTTTCTGCCATTTCCATCGACTTGCCATCGCCCCACTAAGGGAGCATCTAACACAATATCCAGTTGCGCCTGATATTCTTTGTCTGTTCCTGCGAATGCCATCACACGCAAACCTGATTGCCTTAGAAAACGACGCGGTTTAATGCCAAAACACAATAAACCGGCAATAGAGCAGACAGTATTCCCCAATCCATCCGAAGCCATCAGACCAAGCCCTAGTAAGCGTTCCATCCATTCAGCATTGGTTACGGGAATTTCGGAATCTCTAATAATACCCGCCAGATAACTATTCAGACGAACCAAATCAAGGTTTTCCAACGAAGTTCCCGCGACTGGAAGTACTTCGACATGCAATAAGCCACCACTTTCAAACAGGCGTAATTGCTGCTCACGGGAAGCCAGCTCCGAACGATCACCCATGCGGATGTACACTTCTTCACGGTTGTTATGTTTCAGCATGTAGGGCTTGGAAATACCGGGGGCAATGGTGATGACTGCTATCCGTTGTTGCTCCGCTATTTTTAACTCCTCATAAAACGGGATAATTTGCGGGAAAACTTTGTCGCGGAATACGTTCAGTACCCACTCCTGAGTGTTGGGCTGTTGCAGGCCAGAGACAGTGCCATCATCCTCGACTCCGAGGAGTATCCTGCCACCCTGAAAATTAGCCAGTGCCACAATCTCCTTGGCCAATTGCTCAGGGCGAATATCATCCCGTTTGAACTCAAGCCCTGAGTTCTCACCGTTAGCAATAATCTCCAATAACTCTGACTTAAGCATGACTAACCTCAGTTTAGCGTTGTGGGTGCAAACAAAAACTGCCGGGCAACTTTGGTTGACCTTAGTTCGGCGATGAAGGCATTATCCAGAGTTAATTTTCTCACCTACAGGCGCAGGATACCATAAGCGGATTTCACCTCTTTGTCGCGCTTGTTTTCCAATGACCGCGCACAAGCTAGCATTGCAGCAGTTATATTTGCGGTCATGCGTATCCATTTACTGAAGTTCCAGCCGATACAATGCCCCTTGCGTTTCGTCGGTCAATACATACAGATAACCGTCAGGGGCTTGTTGAATATCACGGATGCGCCCGACGACATCTTCCAGCAAGCGTTCTTCACTCACATAGCGGTCGCCATCCAGCGTAATCCGTGAAATCAGTTTGTCTTTGAGCGCACCTACCAGCAAACTGCCCTGCCAGCCGGGGTATGTGTCACCCGTGTAAAAGGTCATTCCAGAAGGTGCAATCGAGGGTGTCCAGTACAGCACGGGCTTTTTCATATCCGGTTGTTCGGTGATGCCTGCACCGATAACACCACCGCCGTATTCCTCACCATAACTGATCACAGGCCAGCCGTAGTTGGCACCTGCGCGTTCGATATTGACCTCATCACCCCCTTGTGGGCCGTGTTCGTGTGTCCACACCGAGCCGGTTTGCGGGTGAATGGCGATACCCTGCATATTGCGATGCCCGTAATTCCAGATTTCCGGCAAGGCATTCGGGGTGTTAACAAAGGGGTTATCTGCCGGAATCCGACCATCATCATGCAAGCGGATCAGGCTGCCGTGATGCGATGCAAGGTTTTGAGCTTCATCCTGATCGCCGCGATCTCCCAAGGTGAGGTAAAGGTCTCCGGCACGATCAAAGGCAATGCGCCCACCAAAATGCCGTTCACCGAACGATTTGGGTTTGGCAGCGAACAATGCCTGTACATCGCTGAGCACGCCGTCTTGATAGTGCCCGCGTGCTAAATGGGTACTGAAACCCGTTTCCTCATCCTGACCGGCGTAGGCAAAGTACACCCAACGGTTGCTGGCAAATTGCGGGTGCAATGCCAGCCCTAATAAACCACCTTGCCCATTTTCGTTAATGTGCGGCAAACCCGTGATGGCTTTGGGGTGTAATTTACCGTGTTGGATGCGTCGTAATTGACCGCTGCGTTCGCTGACAAGGATTTCACCATCAGGTAAAAACACCATGCTCCAAGGATGTTCCAAACCATCGACGATTTTGACAGCATTGACCTTAGCGGCAACGTTTAGCGGTATCAGCAATAAACTGAACAATAACAACCAGCAGTAGCTGGATAGCTGTGTTGGGTAAGGCATAACAGCCTCCGTGCGGATTTGGGGTTTTGCGGATACATGCAGTATAGCCAACGCGGGAGTCATGCGGTTTTTTTCAGATTGACGGGGCTGTCTTATGTTCTAATACAGCTAAAGCACCACGGAGAGCAGCAATGCATAACATGACTACGCAGAATTTAAGTAAATACTTTGAACAAGTCGGCAATTTGGCTGTAGAGGTCTTCCATATTCTTGGTTTATTTGTCATTGGCGGCACGATTGTATGGTCAGCCATCCAAGCCTATATCCACGAAATCATGAGCAAACCGTATGCCTCGTTGGATGACATCCTGCTGTTGTTCATCTATTTAGAACTAGGGGCAATGGTGGGAATTTTCTTCCGCACTCATCGCTTACCAGTGATTTTTTTACTGTTTATTTCGATGACAGCCTTGACCCGCTATCTCGCGATTGATCTGAAGATGTTTAATAATGTGCAAATTATCACGATGGTGGTGGCAATCTTACTGCTGGCAATCGCGGCGTTTGTGTTGCGCTACAGCGAACGGCATGTGTCAAGCCATGAGGAAATGGGCTTGCACCGCCACGACTTAAGTGACAGTGGCGGCACGAAGATTTCGTGAGGTTTACTCTGTTAGGTTGATGCAGCTAATTGTTCCAGTTCTTCCCAACGTGCAAACGCCTGCTCGAACTCCGCTTCGCTTGCGGCTAGCTCATCTTGCTTGACGGTAATTGCCGTGCTGCTTTGTTGGTAGAACGTTGGTGTACTCATTGCTTCTTGAAGTGCAGCAATGGCGGCTTCCAACTCTTCCAGACGGGTGGGTAATAAATCCAACTCGCGTTGATCTTTGAAACTGAGCTTTTTGGGTTTATTGACGGGTTTGACTGCGACTGGTGGTTTTTCCGCAGCTTTTGGCGATTTTTGCGCGGATTTTTCCGTAGGTAAGGCTGGGCGTTGCAACAGCCAGTCGTCGTAACCGCCAGCGTATTCGCCAATGATGTCCTTGCCATCAAGAGAACGCTCAAACACGATGCTGCGCGTGACCACCGAATTGAGGAAGCTGCGGTCATGCGAAATCAGCAACAGCGTGCCTTGGTAATCAATCAGCAATTCTTCCAGCAATTCCAGCGTTTCGGCATCAAGGTCGTTGGTGGGTTCGTCCAGCACCAATAAATTGGAAGGTTGCGCAAATAAGCGTGCAAGCAACAAGCGATTGCGTTCCCCGCCAGACAGCACTTTAACCGGCTTTTGGATTTGTAATGGGGTAAACAGGAAGTCTTGCAGGTAACTGATGATATGGCGTTTTTGACCGTTGACTTCCACAAAGTCAGAGCCAGAAACAATGTTATCCCGCAGGTTTTTTTCACCGTCGAACTGCGAGCGGTGTTGGTCGAAATACGCTACTTGCAGGCGCGTTCCCACGTTAACCGTGCCGGAGGTGGGTTGTAATTGCTCCAGCAACAGTTTGATCAAGGTGGTTTTACCAACCCCGTTCGGGCCGATAATGCCGATTTTGTCGCCACGTAATACCGTGGTGCTGAAATCGTTGATCAACAGGGTGTCTGCCCAACCGTAACTGAGGTGAGTGGCTTCCAGCACGATTTTACCGGAAGCGTCGGCTTGCCCGATTTGCGCTTGCACTTTGCCTTGGAGGTTGCGGCGTTGCTGGAATTCATTGCGCATCGCTTCTAAGCGGCGTACCCGGCCTTCATTACGGGTGCGGCGGGCTTTGACACCTTGGCGAATCCAGGCTTCTTCATCCGCTAAACGTTTATCAAACAG containing:
- a CDS encoding dimethyl sulfoxide reductase anchor subunit family protein, producing MNPAFSVIFLTTLIGAGQGLFLALYTGQVYGTFGILGGQLPPVDLYVNGTLLVMLLMGLGLFASFFHLGRPERAWRAATMWRTSWLAREVIVLPAFSGAAFLWGALYYFGIDPVLVSAGTVNIHLSLLVGFIATVLAFLLYLCTGMIYAAVKFIQEWASPLTVVNYLLLGSASGFTLAAALAASQQSNLVMFFVMWAIIITLVGFTTRMYSLRRNARIKRKTTACSAIGIRHPKITQISQGAMGGSFNTREFFHHQSPQVIKAIKLAFPIAVFVIPVTLLVLGWSNDSVMLLSIAFVVQYLGLLLERWFFFAQAWHPQNIYYAAT
- a CDS encoding 4Fe-4S dicluster domain-containing protein; translation: MTQLALVIDLNVCVGCSACVTSCKEWNTSSEGGGGMVDMNPYGKDPTGTFFNRVQTFEVGEYPKTETVHFPKSCLHCEDPPCVPVCPTGASYKRKEDGIVLVDYDKCIGCKYCSWACPYGARELDAKQKVMKKCTLCVDRIYDYSLPEERRKPACVLACPTSARLFGDVHDPDSNVSVAIAERGGYQLQPEWGTRPANHYLPRRKNHANVDEEALHRVDNPLKKEEQRPAVNSDLPSLDDFLF
- a CDS encoding molybdopterin oxidoreductase family protein yields the protein MTTQTNQATEIKSTTCYMCACRCGINVHIKNGEVKYIEGNPDHPLNKGVICAKGSSGIMKQYSPARLTQPLKRKANATRGEGQFEPITWDEAFDTLATRLKHIRETDPKRFGLFTGRDQMQALTGLFAKQFGTPNYAAHGGFCSVNMAAGMIYTIGGSFWEFGGPDLHHAKLFVMIGTAEDHHSNPLKIELGEFKRNGGRMIAINPVRTGYAAVADEWIPIRPGTDGALLLAITREIIEQGLYDRDFVVNYTNGPELVNLDPNNSEYGMFLRFEVPPEEGCFDPQNKLWWDRDLNKPISTHTPGADPFLTGEFKLKDGTPVKPSFQLLRERVESYTAEWAEGVTGIPAATIKRLAHEMGITARDQKIELPIAWTDVWGNEHDHVVGNPVAFHAMRGLAAHSNGFQTIRALSVLMSLLGTIDRPGGFRHKAPYPRPIPPCPKTPNKPEDVKPNTPLEGVPLGWPADPDDLFVDDKGEPVRIDKGFSWEYPLSVHGLMHNVITNAWRGDPYTLDTLLIFMANMAWNSSMNTSDVRDMLKDKNENGEYKIPFLVVCDAFHSEMTAFADLILPDTTYLERYDVMSMLDRPISEFDGPVDSVRIPILPVTGDCKPFQEVLIELGSRLGFPAFTDKEGKRKYRDYPDFIVNFETAPGSGIGFLSGWRGQNGQKTMRGEPNPNQWEQYAKNNCMHHHVMPKSYQYMRNWNAGYLQWAQANGMTRHAEPINIHLYSEVLHKFRRAAQGISHGKQPPDRLRKRVERFFDALPFYHEPLENEMINKQEFPLSALTQRPMAMYHSWDSQNAWLRQIHAHNYLHMHPSVGEKNGFEDNDWIWVESVHGRIRCQARFSQSVEPNTVWTWNAIGKASGAWALEKDANECQRGFLLNHIIGEELPNQPEGQHYSNSDPITGQAAWFDVRVKVYKASDAEQGSTFPQFETMPRYPGMAKPVGKWQTFIGGSGLFKNRFKGK